The Pseudoxanthomonas suwonensis sequence GCGCTACCTGCCGGACTTCGCGGCCCGACTCGAACCGCTGCTGGACAGGCACGGCCTGCGCGAGGCGCCGATCCTGCTGCGCATCTCCGGCTGTCCGAACGGCTGCTCGCGCCCCTACCTGGGCGAGATCGCCCTGGTCGGCAAGGCGCCGGGCCGCTACAACCTGATGCTCGGCGCCGACCACCGCGGCCAGCGCCTGAACACCCTGTACCGCGAGAACATCACCGAGGCCGAGATCGTCGAGGCTCTGGACCCGCTGCTGGCGCGCTACGCCGCCGAGCGCCAGCCCGGCGAAGGCTTCGGCGATTTCCTGCACAGCGCAGGCCTCGTCGCGTTGCCGTCCTATCCCACCCATGTCCAGGTCGACGCGGCGTCCGCCGCGCTCGGCGAGGCCGCCTGACCCATGCCACTGCAGCACCGCGTCCGGAGTTCATGATGAGCCTGACCGCCCCCACCACCCAGCAGGAAGCTGCCACCAGCACCGAGGCCGCGCCCGTGCGCGACCTGGCCGCACTCAACGCCTGGCTGGAAACGCTCGATGCCGAACGCCGCGTCGAATGGGCGCTGACCCACGGCCACGGCAACCCGGCGCTGTCCTCCAGCTTCGGCGCGCAGTCGGCGGTGGCCTTGCACCTGCTCACGCAGCAGAAGCCGGACATCCCGGTGATCCTGATCGACACCGGCTATCTGTTCCCGGAGACCTACCGCTTCGCCGACGAACTGACCGAGCGCCTGCAGCTCAACCTCAGAATCTATCGTCCGCTGGTCAGCCGCGCCTGGATGGAGGCGCGCCACGGCCGCCTGTGGGAGCAGGGCATGACCGGCCTGGACAACTACAACCAGCTGCGCAAGGTCGAGCCGATGCGCCGCGCATTGGACGAACTGGGCGTGGGCACCTGGCTCACCGGCCTGCGCCGCAACCAGTCGGCCAGCCGCGCCGACACCCCGATCGTGCAGCAGCGCGGCGAGCGGCTGAAGGTCAGCCCGATCGCCGACTGGAGCGACCGCGACGTGTGGCAATACCTGAAGAAGCACAACCTGCCCTACCACCCGCTGTGGCACGAGGGCTACGTCTCGATCGGCGACTTCCACACCACCACCCGCTGGGAACCAGGCATGCGCGACGAGGACACCCGCTTCTTCGGGCTCAAGCGCGAGTGCGGGATCCACGAGGACATCTGATCGCGTCGCGATCGCCGGGCCGCGTCTTGCCCTATCTTCGCAAGCACGGGTGACCGGTCCGCGTGGGCCGCGCCACCCGCCTGTGGCGCACCGGGACGACAGGCCGATGAAGCACGAGAACGAGATCGTCGATGCGCACCGGGTGCTCAGGGCCCTGTGCGGCGTGCTGGCGGCGACGGGCCTGCTGGTGGCCGGGATCGGCCTGGTGAAGTACGCGCTCGCAGGCGACTGGATCGAAGTCCTTTTCCGGCTCGGCCCGCTCTTCGGCAGCGGGTTCTTCGGGTACTTCGCGATCACCGGCAGGCTTCCGCTCCCGGACAGGTCCGCCGCTTCCCGCTCGGACGACGGGACGTAGCGACGCGGGCATCCGAATATGATGGCGAACCTTCTTCGGCAGATTCCGTCCATGTCCGCGGCCTCCCCGTTCCGCCGACGGATCGCGTTGCTCCTGGTCCTGTCCACGATGCTGCCGCTGGCCGGCTGTTCGTCGATGGGCACCCTGCGGGCATTCCTGGGCGGCACGGTCGTGGTCACCGATGCGGAGCTGCAGCAGCGTTTCGACCGGCGCTTCCCGCGCGACTTCGAGCTCGGGGGCGGCATCGCGACGCTGACCCTGGAACAGCCGCAGTCCAGGCTCCAGGACGACCAGTTGTGGCTGGCCTTCGACGTACAGGCCACGGTCGCCGGGCTGCGCGTGGGGCCGCGCGGCCACTTCGCCCTCGTCTCCGGACTGCGCTTCGACCCCGACAGCCAGGCCCTGTACCTGCACGAGCCCAGGCTCACCCGGCTGGACCTGCCGCGGATGCCGGGCCTGCCGGCCGGCGAGGAACTGCTCGCGCTCGGCGACGCGCTGCTGGCCGAGTACGCGCGCAACGAACCGGTCTACGTGCTGAGCGAGCGGCGCCAGTCGCAGGTGCCGCTCGGGCGCAGCGTCTACCGGGTCGACATCGAAAACGGCCGCATCGTCATCGGCGTCACG is a genomic window containing:
- a CDS encoding phosphoadenylyl-sulfate reductase, with the translated sequence MSLTAPTTQQEAATSTEAAPVRDLAALNAWLETLDAERRVEWALTHGHGNPALSSSFGAQSAVALHLLTQQKPDIPVILIDTGYLFPETYRFADELTERLQLNLRIYRPLVSRAWMEARHGRLWEQGMTGLDNYNQLRKVEPMRRALDELGVGTWLTGLRRNQSASRADTPIVQQRGERLKVSPIADWSDRDVWQYLKKHNLPYHPLWHEGYVSIGDFHTTTRWEPGMRDEDTRFFGLKRECGIHEDI
- a CDS encoding DUF1439 domain-containing protein — translated: MSAASPFRRRIALLLVLSTMLPLAGCSSMGTLRAFLGGTVVVTDAELQQRFDRRFPRDFELGGGIATLTLEQPQSRLQDDQLWLAFDVQATVAGLRVGPRGHFALVSGLRFDPDSQALYLHEPRLTRLDLPRMPGLPAGEELLALGDALLAEYARNEPVYVLSERRQSQVPLGRSVYRVDIENGRIVIGVTR